One window of Chlamydia sp. 04-14 genomic DNA carries:
- a CDS encoding peroxiredoxin, with translation MGSLFIGKTAPDFSVQAVVDGEVKNVSLKDYRGKYVILFFYPKDFTYVCPTELHAFQDSLEEFENRGAQVIGCSVDDLDTHKRWLDTDKKAGGVKGVTYPLVSDTTHELSKLYGVLDSQSGLSFRGSFLIDKDGIIRHMVINDLPLGRSIDEELRVLDALIFFENHGLVCPANWHQGQKAMAPNEEGLKEYFGTID, from the coding sequence ATGGGATCGCTATTTATTGGGAAAACTGCCCCAGATTTTTCTGTACAAGCAGTCGTTGACGGCGAAGTAAAAAATGTTTCTTTGAAAGATTATCGTGGTAAATACGTTATTCTTTTCTTTTATCCTAAGGACTTCACTTATGTTTGTCCTACAGAGCTTCATGCTTTCCAAGATTCTTTAGAAGAATTTGAAAATCGCGGTGCACAAGTCATTGGTTGCTCCGTTGATGATCTCGATACTCACAAACGTTGGTTAGATACCGATAAAAAAGCTGGTGGAGTTAAAGGTGTTACCTATCCTCTAGTTTCTGATACAACTCATGAACTTTCTAAACTCTATGGCGTATTGGATTCTCAGTCTGGATTATCATTCCGTGGATCTTTCTTGATCGATAAGGATGGTATAATCAGGCATATGGTAATCAACGATCTCCCTTTGGGTCGTTCTATAGATGAAGAGCTTCGTGTATTAGATGCTTTGATTTTCTTTGAAAATCATGGACTCGTATGCCCTGCAAATTGGCATCAAGGTCAGAAGGCTATGGCCCCTAACGAAGAAGGCTTGAAAGAGTACTTCGGAACTATCGATTAG
- a CDS encoding DUF1343 domain-containing protein, protein MRVIRSFLILLCLFPYLGFSQVSVGLDRLFNDESYKSWIRGKKVTLVSHNAAINREGKDALSVFQEHKDLCSLNILCTLEHGYYGTAPAETPGTAPGVQGLRTVSLYGIKDIPECAVQGSDVLIYDVQDIGVRSYTFVSSLLHLVCAAQKYKKTLIILDRPNPMGGRVIDGPLPTSEADYTPEIPYCYGMTPGELALFYKAKYAPYAQVSVVPMQGWKRSMTFSQTGLNWIPTSPQIPDAQTTFFYAATGIIGALSISSIGIGYTLPFRVIGAPWMDGNLVAKKLNEARLPGIMFYPFCYEPFFGKYKMEFCSGVLLMLEKPEEFLPMETQCTILGTLKTLYPKQVENAFKALEKIPLRRTSIHRCLGEEKFLYICQNERYIIWPLKKLCIEGRTKFENIRKPFLIADYGD, encoded by the coding sequence ATGAGAGTAATACGCTCGTTTTTAATTTTATTATGTTTATTTCCTTACTTAGGATTTTCTCAGGTTTCTGTCGGGTTAGATCGTCTTTTTAACGATGAATCTTATAAATCTTGGATTCGTGGTAAGAAAGTAACATTAGTTTCTCATAATGCTGCTATTAATCGTGAAGGGAAGGACGCCTTATCTGTTTTTCAAGAGCATAAAGATCTATGCTCTTTGAATATTCTTTGCACGTTAGAACACGGATATTACGGTACAGCACCTGCAGAAACTCCTGGAACTGCTCCTGGAGTTCAAGGATTACGTACAGTGTCTCTCTACGGTATTAAAGACATTCCTGAATGTGCTGTGCAAGGTAGTGATGTTTTAATCTACGATGTGCAAGATATTGGGGTGCGTTCTTATACTTTCGTTTCTTCATTACTTCATTTAGTTTGTGCTGCACAAAAATATAAAAAGACTTTGATCATTCTAGATCGTCCAAATCCAATGGGGGGCAGGGTAATTGATGGCCCGCTGCCTACGTCCGAAGCTGATTATACTCCAGAAATTCCTTATTGCTATGGGATGACTCCCGGAGAACTCGCATTATTTTATAAAGCAAAGTATGCGCCTTATGCTCAGGTATCTGTCGTTCCCATGCAAGGATGGAAACGTTCGATGACATTCTCTCAAACTGGATTAAATTGGATTCCTACTAGCCCACAAATTCCTGATGCACAAACGACCTTTTTCTATGCAGCAACAGGGATTATAGGAGCTTTATCTATATCAAGTATTGGTATAGGTTACACTCTTCCTTTTAGGGTAATTGGAGCTCCCTGGATGGATGGCAATCTTGTTGCGAAGAAGTTAAATGAAGCGCGGTTACCAGGAATCATGTTCTATCCTTTCTGTTACGAGCCTTTTTTTGGTAAATATAAGATGGAATTTTGTTCGGGAGTTTTACTTATGTTGGAAAAGCCTGAAGAATTTCTTCCCATGGAAACCCAATGTACAATTTTAGGTACTCTAAAGACTCTTTATCCTAAGCAAGTGGAAAATGCTTTTAAAGCTTTAGAGAAAATTCCTTTGCGAAGAACGTCTATTCATCGTTGTTTAGGAGAAGAAAAGTTTTTGTATATTTGCCAAAACGAGCGCTATATTATTTGGCCGTTAAAAAAATTATGTATTGAAGGTAGAACAAAGTTCGAAAATATACGTAAGCCTTTCTTAATAGCTGACTATGGGGATTAA
- the tolB gene encoding Tol-Pal system protein TolB produces the protein MLRRIFVSTFLIFGIVSLYAKDLEVTVRSEISLLPIHVELKIGSNDAKQQKYLRTLCNTFISDLALGDRLQPTLVKSETLSAPFSIAIVSRYPEIVFTIARGSQNPQPFLSLILTEDNTSNRQKIHEAADKIHYALTSVPGISSGKIVFSLSKNPQDCELKQGELWSVDYDGGNLCALTQENSLSITPNWMNVGSGNPYLYVSYKFGIPKIFLGSLENTTGKKVLNLQGNQFMPTFSPRKKLLAFISDTYGNPDLFLQSFSLSRGAMGKPRRVLNETFGTQGNPSFSPDGSKLVFVSNKDGRPRLYIIQIDPEIQTPRLLTKKYRNSSCPSWSPDGKKIAFCSVIKGVRQICLYDLSTGKDYQLTTTPTDKEGPSWAIDSHHLVYSAGNSGESELYLLSLITQKTKKIVIGLGEKRFPSWGGFPNNQ, from the coding sequence ATGTTACGACGTATATTTGTCAGTACTTTCCTTATTTTTGGGATAGTTTCCCTCTATGCTAAAGATTTAGAAGTTACCGTGCGTTCTGAGATTTCTCTATTACCAATTCATGTAGAGTTAAAAATAGGCTCCAATGATGCGAAACAACAAAAATATCTACGCACACTATGCAATACTTTCATTAGCGATTTAGCTCTTGGGGATCGTCTCCAACCCACCCTTGTTAAATCTGAAACTCTTTCTGCTCCTTTTAGCATCGCTATTGTTTCTCGCTATCCTGAAATCGTATTTACTATAGCTAGAGGTTCTCAAAACCCTCAGCCATTTCTTTCCTTAATACTTACAGAAGATAACACCAGCAACCGTCAGAAAATACACGAAGCAGCGGATAAGATTCATTACGCGCTTACCAGTGTTCCAGGAATTAGCTCTGGGAAAATTGTTTTCTCGTTAAGCAAAAATCCACAAGATTGCGAATTAAAACAGGGCGAGCTTTGGTCTGTAGATTATGATGGAGGGAATTTGTGTGCTCTTACGCAAGAAAATTCTTTATCCATCACTCCCAATTGGATGAATGTAGGAAGTGGTAATCCTTATCTTTACGTCTCTTATAAATTTGGCATTCCTAAAATTTTCCTAGGTTCTCTAGAGAACACTACAGGTAAAAAGGTTCTCAATCTACAAGGGAATCAGTTTATGCCTACGTTTTCTCCAAGGAAGAAACTCTTAGCTTTTATTTCGGATACTTATGGGAATCCCGACCTGTTTCTTCAGAGTTTCTCTTTATCAAGAGGCGCTATGGGAAAACCACGAAGAGTGTTGAATGAAACTTTCGGAACGCAAGGGAATCCCTCTTTCAGTCCCGATGGTTCTAAATTAGTCTTCGTTTCTAATAAAGACGGTAGACCGCGTTTATACATTATTCAAATAGATCCAGAAATTCAAACTCCACGTTTACTCACAAAAAAATATAGAAATAGCAGTTGCCCTTCATGGTCTCCAGATGGTAAAAAAATAGCCTTCTGCTCTGTAATTAAAGGAGTTCGTCAAATTTGTTTGTATGACCTTTCTACTGGGAAAGATTATCAACTGACAACAACTCCTACAGACAAAGAAGGACCTTCATGGGCTATTGATAGTCATCATCTTGTTTATAGTGCAGGGAATTCAGGAGAGTCAGAGCTTTATTTATTAAGTCTGATTACCCAAAAAACTAAGAAAATTGTTATAGGACTGGGGGAAAAACGTTTTCCTTCTTGGGGAGGATTCCCTAATAACCAATAA
- the ung gene encoding uracil-DNA glycosylase, whose translation MQNAFTIDQLPLSWQEQLKTEWSQPYMCRLREFLQSEYSQTIVYPAKDNIFTALKSTPFDSVRVVILGQDPYPGEGQAHGLSFSVPKGVRLPPSLINIFRELQTDLGIENTTGCLQSWADQGVLLLNTVLTVRAGAPFSHAGQGWEQFTDAIVAKLIENRSHVIFVLWGNAARKKCDLLFHSAHKHAILAAPHPSPLAAHRGFFGCSHFSKINYLLKKLNKPMINWKLP comes from the coding sequence ATGCAAAATGCCTTTACTATAGACCAGCTTCCTTTGTCTTGGCAAGAGCAGCTTAAAACTGAGTGGTCCCAGCCCTATATGTGTAGGCTTAGGGAATTTTTACAATCTGAGTATTCCCAGACAATCGTTTACCCCGCAAAAGACAATATCTTTACTGCATTAAAAAGCACACCTTTTGATTCCGTACGCGTTGTTATTCTTGGACAGGATCCTTATCCTGGAGAAGGGCAAGCTCATGGATTAAGCTTTAGTGTCCCGAAAGGTGTTCGTCTACCCCCATCTCTCATTAATATCTTTCGTGAATTACAGACTGACCTCGGGATAGAAAATACCACAGGGTGTTTGCAATCTTGGGCAGATCAGGGAGTCTTATTATTAAATACTGTGTTGACTGTACGTGCAGGAGCTCCTTTTTCTCATGCTGGTCAGGGATGGGAACAATTTACCGATGCTATTGTTGCTAAGCTTATAGAAAATCGTTCGCATGTGATTTTTGTATTATGGGGGAATGCTGCAAGAAAGAAATGTGATTTACTTTTTCATTCCGCACATAAACATGCTATTTTAGCGGCTCCGCATCCTTCTCCTTTAGCGGCACATAGAGGTTTTTTTGGTTGTTCGCACTTTTCAAAAATTAACTACCTGCTTAAAAAGCTGAATAAGCCCATGATTAATTGGAAGCTCCCATGA
- the rdgB gene encoding RdgB/HAM1 family non-canonical purine NTP pyrophosphatase, which translates to MKIVIASSHGYKIRETKTFLKQLGSFDIFSLTDFPNYRSPKEVGCLPEENALAKGLHAAKELNSWVIADDTMLMVPALNGLPGKLSAIFAGEDACDKDHRKKLLQEMQSLESIVDRSAYFECCIVLASPEGRFFKARGICEGYISNQEKGSSGFGYDPLFLKYDYKQTFAELSEDVKNQVSHRAKALQKLTPYLQDLLEKHLVSRN; encoded by the coding sequence ATGAAGATAGTAATTGCTAGCTCCCACGGTTATAAAATACGGGAAACCAAGACTTTTTTAAAACAATTAGGAAGTTTTGATATTTTCTCATTAACAGATTTCCCCAACTATCGCTCTCCTAAAGAAGTAGGTTGCCTTCCTGAAGAGAATGCTCTAGCAAAAGGTCTTCATGCGGCGAAGGAACTCAATTCTTGGGTTATTGCTGATGATACTATGCTTATGGTCCCTGCATTAAATGGCCTTCCCGGTAAACTGTCCGCTATTTTTGCTGGAGAAGATGCCTGCGATAAAGATCACAGAAAAAAACTTCTACAGGAAATGCAATCTTTAGAAAGTATTGTAGACCGCTCTGCATATTTTGAATGTTGTATTGTTCTTGCTTCTCCTGAAGGGAGATTCTTCAAAGCCCGAGGAATTTGCGAAGGTTATATTAGCAATCAAGAAAAAGGTTCGTCAGGGTTTGGCTATGATCCATTATTTTTAAAATATGATTATAAACAAACATTTGCTGAACTTTCTGAAGATGTAAAAAATCAGGTCTCACATAGAGCCAAAGCTTTACAAAAGCTAACTCCTTATTTGCAAGACCTGTTAGAGAAACATCTAGTCTCTAGGAATTAG
- a CDS encoding ATP-dependent helicase, with translation MLTSELNEAQIAAVTSPLSPILVLAGAGAGKTRVVTCRILHLINEGIAPKEILAVTFTNKAAKELKERILHQCPQAHGTDIPMVCTFHSLGVFILRRSIQALNRENNFIIYDQSDTDKLLKQCLQKFNLKKTLSNSIQYHISQAKNRLLYPEDLDPEEYIDPVVSIYKEYQQRLNETNALDFDDLLFLTVKLFKEFPEIRKEYSELWKALLIDEYQDTNHAQYMMAQTIAGKYQNIFAVGDPDQSIYSWRGANIHNILNFEKDYPKALVLRLEDNYRSYGNILNAANALIQNNASRLKKDLRSVKGPGEKIRVFLGKTDKEEAEFVADEINRLHRRANIPLRDICIFYRTNFQSRTFEDALLRRRIPYEILGGLSFYKRKEIQDILAFLRMFTAKCDVVAFDRTVNLPKRGLGPSTISSLIDYALTNNLPMLEACKNALESQTVKLSKKQQEGLRSYLSIFQQLEHAYETLPLNEFVVATIRITGYLQVLKEDPDTFEDRKSNLDELASKTFEWEQQNTEGTLESFLDDLALKSSTDETELITDRVNLMTIHNGKGLEFRIAFVVGLEENLFPHANSKGSYENLEEERRLCYVGITRAQDLLYLTAAQTRFLWGTVRVMKPSRFLKEIPRDYLIQVH, from the coding sequence ATGCTCACTTCAGAATTAAACGAAGCACAAATTGCAGCTGTCACCTCACCATTAAGTCCTATTTTGGTTCTTGCTGGAGCTGGAGCTGGGAAAACTCGCGTGGTAACATGCCGTATTCTCCATTTAATTAATGAAGGCATTGCTCCTAAAGAAATCCTAGCTGTTACTTTCACCAATAAAGCAGCAAAAGAACTTAAAGAACGTATTTTACATCAATGCCCTCAAGCTCATGGTACGGATATTCCTATGGTATGTACATTCCATAGCCTAGGAGTCTTTATCCTACGTCGCTCTATACAAGCTTTAAACAGAGAAAATAATTTTATTATCTATGATCAAAGTGACACTGACAAGCTTCTCAAACAATGTTTACAAAAATTTAATTTAAAGAAAACTCTCAGTAATTCTATACAATATCACATATCTCAAGCAAAAAATCGTCTGCTATATCCTGAGGATTTAGACCCTGAAGAATATATTGATCCGGTGGTTTCTATCTATAAAGAATACCAGCAACGTCTAAACGAAACTAATGCTTTGGACTTTGATGATCTTTTATTTCTTACTGTAAAGCTATTTAAGGAATTCCCTGAGATTAGAAAAGAATACAGCGAACTATGGAAAGCTCTTCTTATTGACGAGTATCAAGATACCAACCATGCACAATATATGATGGCTCAGACTATTGCAGGGAAATATCAAAATATATTTGCTGTAGGAGATCCCGATCAATCTATCTACTCTTGGCGCGGAGCAAATATCCATAATATTTTAAACTTTGAAAAAGACTATCCCAAGGCTCTTGTCCTACGTTTAGAAGACAATTATCGTAGTTATGGAAATATTCTTAATGCTGCTAATGCTTTGATTCAAAATAATGCCTCGAGGTTAAAGAAAGACTTAAGAAGCGTGAAGGGTCCTGGAGAAAAAATTCGTGTATTTCTAGGAAAAACAGATAAGGAAGAAGCAGAATTTGTCGCGGATGAAATCAATCGTCTCCATAGAAGAGCAAATATTCCTCTACGTGATATCTGTATTTTTTATAGAACAAACTTCCAATCTCGTACCTTCGAAGACGCTTTATTACGTAGACGTATTCCCTATGAAATTCTTGGGGGGTTATCTTTCTACAAACGCAAAGAAATTCAAGACATCTTAGCTTTTCTAAGAATGTTCACTGCTAAATGCGATGTCGTTGCCTTTGATAGAACAGTAAATCTTCCCAAACGCGGTTTAGGACCTTCTACGATTTCTTCTTTAATAGACTACGCTCTCACTAATAACCTCCCCATGTTAGAAGCATGTAAAAATGCTTTAGAAAGTCAAACTGTAAAGCTATCTAAGAAACAACAAGAAGGTCTAAGAAGTTATCTAAGTATTTTCCAACAACTCGAGCATGCTTATGAAACTCTTCCTCTCAATGAGTTTGTTGTCGCTACCATACGAATTACAGGTTACCTTCAAGTCTTAAAGGAAGATCCTGACACTTTCGAAGATAGAAAAAGCAACCTTGATGAACTCGCTTCAAAAACTTTTGAGTGGGAACAGCAAAATACAGAGGGCACCTTAGAAAGTTTCTTAGATGATTTAGCTTTAAAAAGTTCTACAGATGAAACAGAACTGATTACCGATCGTGTCAATCTTATGACGATTCATAACGGCAAGGGATTAGAGTTTCGCATAGCCTTTGTCGTAGGATTAGAAGAAAATCTCTTCCCCCATGCAAACTCTAAAGGAAGTTATGAAAATCTTGAAGAAGAACGACGGCTATGCTACGTAGGAATCACTAGAGCACAAGATCTCCTTTATTTAACCGCAGCACAAACTCGTTTTCTTTGGGGCACAGTTCGTGTCATGAAACCGAGTCGATTTCTTAAGGAAATCCCTAGAGATTACTTGATTCAAGTACATTAG
- the rpoN gene encoding RNA polymerase factor sigma-54 produces MFQQHQKLSQNYLPSLRMQQGLQMLQSSITELSSYVLQQIIHNPFFDISSLEDEEWSICSSLPSIDAGYSRPESLFSHLFTQVQQTFDSCEELLIAQHIIGNLSDQGLFLSSPEELSLQLEIPLEIIHTVWKTIQHFHPLGIACPTLQDYWLLHLEGSSHTLAYKIIKEHYSLLINCDFLRIAKKCRCSPSDIRNALKSALAKMPWCPAEGYASLSDIQPALPDVYITKKNQIWEIQVSSRGLPPIKLNSEVFHIYEQLPREEKKNLTQQILSAKWLIKNLRKREQTLFAIVEKILPHQESFLLGKTSSPKALSVKSLSEELSFHESTIFRAIENKTLAAPIGIISMKQLFPRAASNDTSQSKETILQWIHQWIASETIPLSDADISERISQQGIQCARRTVAKYRTQLKILPAHKRKSYSEM; encoded by the coding sequence ATGTTTCAGCAACATCAAAAGCTTTCTCAAAACTACCTTCCCTCGCTGCGCATGCAGCAGGGATTGCAGATGTTGCAATCTTCAATTACCGAACTTTCCTCTTATGTACTTCAACAAATCATCCATAATCCCTTCTTCGACATCTCCTCTTTAGAAGATGAGGAATGGTCCATATGTTCTTCTTTACCTTCTATAGATGCTGGATATTCTCGCCCGGAATCCTTATTTTCCCATCTTTTCACACAAGTACAGCAGACGTTTGATAGTTGTGAGGAATTGCTCATTGCTCAGCACATCATAGGAAATCTATCAGACCAAGGTTTATTTCTTTCTTCTCCTGAAGAGCTGTCGTTGCAGTTAGAAATTCCTTTAGAGATTATTCATACTGTTTGGAAAACAATTCAGCATTTTCATCCCTTAGGCATAGCCTGCCCTACCTTACAAGACTATTGGTTATTACATTTAGAAGGTTCCTCACACACTCTCGCTTATAAAATCATCAAAGAGCACTATTCTCTTTTGATTAACTGTGACTTTCTACGTATAGCAAAAAAATGCCGCTGTTCTCCTTCAGATATAAGAAACGCTCTTAAATCAGCTTTAGCAAAAATGCCTTGGTGTCCCGCAGAAGGTTATGCATCTTTATCTGACATACAACCTGCGCTTCCTGATGTTTACATTACTAAAAAAAACCAGATTTGGGAAATTCAAGTTAGTTCTCGAGGGTTGCCCCCTATAAAACTTAACAGTGAAGTTTTTCATATTTATGAACAGCTTCCCAGAGAAGAGAAAAAAAATCTCACACAGCAAATTCTTTCTGCTAAATGGCTCATTAAAAATCTAAGAAAACGAGAACAAACTTTATTTGCCATTGTAGAAAAGATACTCCCTCATCAAGAAAGCTTTCTTCTTGGAAAGACATCCTCCCCTAAAGCATTATCTGTAAAAAGCTTATCCGAAGAACTTTCCTTTCATGAATCAACAATATTTCGGGCTATAGAAAATAAGACATTGGCAGCGCCTATTGGAATTATCTCTATGAAACAGCTGTTTCCACGTGCCGCTAGTAATGACACTTCTCAATCTAAAGAAACAATTTTACAGTGGATTCATCAATGGATAGCTTCAGAAACAATACCCTTATCTGATGCTGACATTAGCGAACGAATTTCTCAACAGGGAATTCAATGTGCTCGTCGTACAGTAGCTAAATACCGTACACAATTAAAGATTCTTCCCGCACACAAAAGAAAATCGTATTCTGAAATGTAA
- a CDS encoding OmpA family protein, which produces MKKKYLSVLSCLLLALFALPSCSYPCGDWDTVCEDCQHPKRRKQNFAFVPLYTDDEMNQNFADAYDSKEEQLYKTSSQSVAFRNITFATDSYTIKGEENLAILSSLVRQMQKSPRTTLYIEGHTDERGAAAYNLALGARRANAVKQYLIKQGISAERLFTISYGKEQPMNSGHNELAWQQNRRTEFKVHAR; this is translated from the coding sequence ATGAAAAAGAAATATTTAAGCGTTCTGAGTTGTTTACTACTTGCGCTTTTCGCTTTACCTTCTTGCTCTTATCCTTGTGGTGATTGGGATACCGTTTGCGAAGATTGTCAGCATCCAAAAAGAAGAAAACAGAATTTTGCTTTTGTTCCCCTTTATACCGATGATGAAATGAATCAAAATTTCGCGGATGCTTATGATTCTAAGGAAGAACAATTATACAAAACGAGTAGTCAGTCGGTTGCTTTCAGAAATATTACTTTCGCTACGGATAGCTACACAATAAAAGGCGAAGAAAATTTAGCTATTCTATCTAGTCTTGTTCGCCAAATGCAAAAGTCTCCAAGAACAACGCTGTATATAGAAGGTCATACTGATGAGCGTGGCGCTGCAGCATATAACCTAGCTTTAGGAGCACGACGTGCTAATGCTGTCAAACAGTATCTAATTAAACAGGGAATCTCTGCAGAGCGGTTATTTACTATATCTTACGGAAAAGAGCAGCCCATGAACTCCGGTCATAATGAGCTCGCTTGGCAACAAAATCGTCGTACAGAATTTAAAGTCCATGCACGTTAA
- a CDS encoding LysM peptidoglycan-binding domain-containing protein → MHVNYKHLFYCGLWLSLGIILPLDAAGKTPSIQTVLAEVEDASAKLLCHEAEIQILTDRIDEQDGKIQRLSSAKPESITKQIQQLEIEQKTLAKTVAVLTASVKDIQATLNNKLQEIQKDHKTLSQDIRLLRRSLLALVDGSSPETYTDLSDEVPAHIHIVRPGETLGKIAAKYKIPVSELKKLNKLNSDVIYANQKLCLPENKK, encoded by the coding sequence ATGCACGTTAATTATAAACATTTGTTCTATTGTGGATTATGGCTTTCTCTGGGGATTATCCTTCCCCTCGATGCTGCCGGGAAAACGCCATCCATACAAACTGTACTTGCAGAAGTCGAAGATGCTTCTGCAAAGTTACTATGTCATGAAGCTGAAATACAGATATTAACAGATCGTATAGATGAGCAAGATGGTAAAATTCAAAGATTGTCTTCTGCAAAACCAGAATCTATCACAAAACAAATTCAGCAATTAGAAATTGAACAAAAAACCCTAGCAAAAACTGTTGCTGTCCTTACAGCTTCTGTAAAGGATATCCAAGCCACCCTAAATAATAAACTTCAAGAAATACAAAAAGACCATAAGACTCTTTCTCAAGATATTCGTCTTTTACGCCGCTCTCTCTTAGCTCTTGTTGATGGCTCTTCTCCTGAAACTTACACCGATCTTTCTGATGAGGTGCCTGCACATATCCATATTGTCAGACCTGGAGAAACCTTAGGTAAAATCGCTGCGAAATATAAAATCCCCGTATCAGAATTAAAAAAACTTAATAAATTAAATTCTGATGTTATTTACGCTAATCAAAAGCTTTGTTTACCAGAGAATAAGAAATAA
- a CDS encoding molecular chaperone GroEL has translation MSKIFKNRLEGLSALNRGVRALAKAVTTTLGPQGSHVVIKKDLSPPYVTKHGASIAKEINLSDAFENTGLKLAREAALQTEAEIGDGSTTTIVLTEALFSSGLKGIAVGLDPLEIKQGIQLAGEMLDKELAKLAVEVSETEDIFHIATTSANYDPSIGKILSDAIARVGIEGVFVVKEGTETALETTTHVGLNSGYLSSYFVTHPETMEVVYENASILLCNQTLSSLNQSFIHFLEQTFQTSCDPLIIIAEDFDPQLLSILIVNKLKGNLPICAIKAPGYGQQRREILEDIAILTGATLVGDLLGISLDKSNLDVLGRIGKIVVKQNSTVFFEGKGNQERVEQRIEYLREAIVHSKSEMDTQDLEKRLARFVGGLAQIYLGATTENEFKEKKIRLENALKSIKAAFKEGCLPGGGTALARAASIVKVPEQLSKGVMFGCKCMLQSAEVPLRVLATNCGKVPEYVVDTVLDHPDPYFGYNCIKDTFENLIASGVFDPFTVIKFALKYSISISCLLLTSSFFIADSSEEIQNPSFPET, from the coding sequence GTGTCTAAAATATTCAAGAATCGATTAGAAGGACTTAGCGCGTTAAATCGAGGCGTGCGTGCTTTAGCTAAGGCCGTCACAACAACCTTAGGACCTCAAGGCTCCCATGTTGTTATCAAAAAAGATCTTTCCCCTCCTTATGTCACAAAACACGGTGCTTCAATAGCTAAAGAGATTAATTTATCTGATGCTTTTGAAAATACTGGTTTAAAACTTGCTAGGGAAGCTGCATTACAAACGGAAGCTGAGATAGGAGATGGATCTACTACGACTATCGTGCTAACAGAAGCGTTATTTTCTTCAGGGCTTAAAGGCATTGCGGTTGGATTAGATCCTTTAGAAATTAAACAAGGAATCCAACTTGCTGGAGAGATGTTAGATAAGGAGCTTGCCAAGCTCGCAGTTGAAGTCAGTGAAACAGAAGATATATTTCATATAGCTACAACCTCAGCCAACTATGATCCATCCATTGGGAAGATTCTTTCCGATGCTATAGCTCGCGTGGGAATTGAGGGTGTCTTTGTAGTGAAAGAAGGAACAGAGACTGCTTTAGAAACTACGACACATGTAGGATTAAACTCGGGATATTTATCTTCATATTTTGTGACGCATCCCGAAACGATGGAAGTTGTTTATGAAAATGCATCTATCTTATTGTGTAATCAGACGTTATCTTCTTTAAATCAATCGTTTATTCATTTTTTAGAGCAGACCTTTCAAACGAGTTGTGATCCTTTAATTATCATTGCTGAAGATTTTGATCCTCAGCTTCTCTCCATTTTAATTGTTAATAAACTGAAAGGGAACCTCCCTATATGTGCAATAAAAGCCCCAGGATATGGTCAGCAGCGTAGAGAGATTTTAGAGGATATTGCTATTTTGACAGGCGCGACTCTTGTAGGAGATTTGTTAGGAATTTCTTTAGATAAGAGTAATTTAGATGTTTTAGGTCGAATAGGGAAAATTGTTGTTAAACAAAACTCAACTGTTTTTTTTGAAGGGAAAGGAAACCAAGAAAGAGTAGAACAACGTATTGAGTATTTGCGCGAGGCTATCGTGCATAGCAAATCTGAAATGGATACTCAGGATTTAGAAAAGCGTTTAGCTAGATTTGTTGGTGGATTAGCTCAGATATATTTAGGAGCTACGACAGAAAACGAATTCAAAGAAAAAAAAATTCGATTGGAGAATGCTTTAAAATCTATAAAAGCTGCTTTTAAAGAAGGTTGTCTTCCGGGAGGAGGTACAGCTTTAGCTCGTGCAGCATCTATAGTAAAAGTCCCTGAGCAATTATCTAAGGGGGTAATGTTTGGGTGTAAGTGTATGTTGCAATCCGCAGAAGTCCCTCTTAGAGTCTTGGCTACAAATTGCGGGAAAGTTCCAGAATATGTAGTAGATACTGTTCTAGATCATCCAGACCCTTACTTTGGATATAATTGCATTAAAGATACTTTTGAAAATTTAATTGCCTCAGGAGTGTTTGACCCCTTCACAGTAATTAAATTTGCTTTGAAATATTCTATTTCTATCTCCTGTTTACTTTTGACTAGTTCGTTTTTTATTGCAGACTCGTCGGAAGAAATACAAAACCCGTCCTTCCCGGAAACCTAA